AGTTTACTCATTCCATTGTCCCTACTGTGAAGCCGGCATAACAGGACCTGCCTCTCAAGGTGCTAACGATTTACCCAAGACTATTTGGAAGCGTAAATGTAGGTTGGATTACTGTTATAACCCGTGTCAGTCCAACAGTAAGTACTGTTCTGGAGAGCATGGTGAAGAATATATGAGAACAATGTTGGCTAAAGTGGAAATTCCAGGATTGCAACACGATGCACAGTTGCAGCTGTTTAAAGATATGGCTAATTATCACAAGAATGACAGTACCgctgaacaatttcaacaaattggtaatgaagaattcatTCATGATGAACCCAAGGATCAAGATTCCCTATATGCGGAGATTGTCAGGGATGATAAGAGGTTGATGGAACTGCAAGATAACGTTAAGGAACTGGGCGAGAAGACTATTCCAGCAACGAAGGCTGGATTAGATACTTTGAGCAAGTATTTAAAATGGCTCGAGGAAATTAATGTCAAATTAGCGTTACGAGGAGACTTAAATCTAGGAGAAGATGCTACTAATGGTACATCCACCAATGCCCGTGGtaaaaataagaaaaagtTCAACAAGGCCAAGGCAAAGCAGAGAAACTGCATATGTGGGTACGATCCagattttcaaataccATGTGGTGTGGATGAATTTGTTAGTGAGTACAGTCCGGATCTGCCGCATGTGAAAGGCATTTGTGTCAAGGTACGTTGTAGTAAACACTCCAGTTGGGCTACTATGCAATTGGAAGAGCAGGAGCAACAATTGAGCTCCCTGGAGAGCTACCAAACAAGGTTAGAGCTTCTGATAAGAATGCGTAAGGAACAGTTACATATCCACTATTATGAACAACTGCTACGAAGGAAAGATTAATAGGACAAGTACATTTATCGGAGTCGCTAAAACCGTAAAATTCAGCATGGATTGCTAAAAGTGCTCTCAGAGCCGTTAAAATGCCTCTGTGCTCTTGGGATTCGATTAATCTTGTCAGTCAACCGTCATCACGATAGGTACTCGTTCGTCATGATAcggaaaagaaaaagcaATCCCTAAATGAAAGAAAGCTAAGGTGATGGATTTCCAAAGGTCCCTTTAATGGATTGATATAAGTACAATAAAGGATTCGTTCAGTGATTCTCCATCGGTCCAACCCGATTTTGTTCTTTCCTTTACCTTCCTTTATCACCCACTGTCTACGAATACTGCAAGATGAGTAAGGATACCAAAGTAAACAAGCtcaaaaatgaagaatttaaaatttggaagaagtcCGTTCCCTCACTATACCAGCACGtatcatttttcaaaccTCAGTTGGATGCTCGTTTAGGAGATGTCCTGCAATTTGAGAAAAGGTTTACCTTTAACAACGAAGTGATACCAGACCAAAAGAGGGGAGTTCTAAACACAGGGTTGTTTTATTCTGTGGGGAGTAATATTTACAAATTGGATTGTTCTTTGCCATTGGGACTTCAACATGGTGGAAACGAACAAGAATTACCTGATCCGCAGTATAATGAGGTCTTCAAACAGGTAGGTGGTGACACCTTTCCAAGTCCACATTGGATTTTGCCCGGTGAGACCATTATCAAGATGAGCCCCTTGGAATCAGGTGAAAATACTCTACTGGCATTAACATCCACGGCATCCTTAGCATGGTTTAAAGAGGGTTCTAGGAATCCGACGCATATAATGCAAGAAATTATGGGTCCTAGCACCAGTTTTTCCAGTATACATTCTATCAGAAATTCCGAATGTTTGGCAGTTTGTGATTTTGATCTCTCTAGGGacaaaaaagaattggtaaaatGTCAAGCTGATAGGAAAGAAGGCCAAAGTACCATAAAAATTGTAGACAACTCAGATAAAGTTGGGACACCCCTTCGTCGTTTTAATGTAGAAGCGTCAGTCATCCATTCGGTAAGCTTTTTGGATAATAATCTCTACGTAACATGTTCCGATGAGAACGTGGTAAGTTTTTGGGACAAGAGGAGTGACTCACAACTTTGGTCATTCACTGATTCACAGGATGGTAATATAACTAGTTTGAGTAGTTCATCTCAGCTAGATGGTTTTTTTGCAACTGGTACGGACGCTGGTGTTATCAAATTATGGGATTTGAGAGCTATAATGtctcaacaacaagaaatgGTTAGTTTCTACCATTCTAATGAAGATCCAGTGGTTGATTTACAATTTTCACCGACAAATTCTACAGAATTTTTAAGCGTTGGTAAGAGCGGTAATGTTTACCAATGGGATActgattttttcttcaccaacgaagaagttgatgaagaggatttgCATTTACAATGTTTGAAGTTTCTTCATACTGGTGGTAGTAGAAGATCAATAGGTGCCAATGATAAACGGAATATGGTAAACTGGCATCCAGCAATTGACCAATTAGTAGGGACAATTGATAATGATTGTTCAATTGCGGCTTATAAGGCATTTACCGGTAGGGAAGAAGAGCAACAggacgaagaagatgaacaagaatGATTGTAGTGTCTAGATAGTGGaaatatttatttattttgtaatgtcatctttttcttattttctCATTTaatgtattttttttttttttttgaattaaGCGTTATGGCTATTAAACGTTAAATTAGCGAACACTTAGAGTGCTAGAAGTAAACTTAAGTAGTAAATAAACTATGATGACCGAAACAAGTTTGGTCTTATATTCCACCATTTCTACAAAGGTATGAATGTCATATTAAATAGAAGGAAGAGTCTTCTTCAGAAACCTTGCACATCAAAATTACCACTAATTAATGGACAAATAGAGCTGTGTATATAAATATAAGGGTATCAGAAATCTTATAAAATGCCAAAGCAACTTACTGTAGATTTCTAAGGACTCAATTCTACCAGGATATTGATCTCGGCATacgtatatatatatgtatatatatgtattattttccttttacAAGACGAATTTTAGAGACTCCTACGAGTCCCCTGAAATGTAAACCAAGACTTTTTCTGGTCAAACTGAATCTTTAGAATCGATCGAAGATATGCAATCGATCTCAAAATTTCTATATAATTCAATATAGTCGATCCACTATTCTATACTAGTTCGGGTGACCAGGTTACCCGCTCTTGTACTAAGCCCGATTTATATCAGAT
The genomic region above belongs to Zygosaccharomyces rouxii strain CBS732 chromosome F complete sequence and contains:
- a CDS encoding WD40 repeat domain-containing protein (similar to uniprot|Q12206 Saccharomyces cerevisiae YOR229W WTM2 WD repeat containing transcriptional modulator 2 Transcriptional modulator), translating into MSKDTKVNKLKNEEFKIWKKSVPSLYQHVSFFKPQLDARLGDVLQFEKRFTFNNEVIPDQKRGVLNTGLFYSVGSNIYKLDCSLPLGLQHGGNEQELPDPQYNEVFKQVGGDTFPSPHWILPGETIIKMSPLESGENTLLALTSTASLAWFKEGSRNPTHIMQEIMGPSTSFSSIHSIRNSECLAVCDFDLSRDKKELVKCQADRKEGQSTIKIVDNSDKVGTPLRRFNVEASVIHSVSFLDNNLYVTCSDENVVSFWDKRSDSQLWSFTDSQDGNITSLSSSSQLDGFFATGTDAGVIKLWDLRAIMSQQQEMVSFYHSNEDPVVDLQFSPTNSTEFLSVGKSGNVYQWDTDFFFTNEEVDEEDLHLQCLKFLHTGGSRRSIGANDKRNMVNWHPAIDQLVGTIDNDCSIAAYKAFTGREEEQQDEEDEQE
- the SPP1 gene encoding Spp1p (similar to uniprot|Q03012 Saccharomyces cerevisiae YPL138C), yielding MSLPSWCPPYSSRKTGVNGEDVYCICKNPDNGDLMVGCDGCDDWFHFKCLKIPETYRKLVYSFHCPYCEAGITGPASQGANDLPKTIWKRKCRLDYCYNPCQSNSKYCSGEHGEEYMRTMLAKVEIPGLQHDAQLQLFKDMANYHKNDSTAEQFQQIGNEEFIHDEPKDQDSLYAEIVRDDKRLMELQDNVKELGEKTIPATKAGLDTLSKYLKWLEEINVKLALRGDLNLGEDATNGTSTNARGKNKKKFNKAKAKQRNCICGYDPDFQIPCGVDEFVSEYSPDLPHVKGICVKVRCSKHSSWATMQLEEQEQQLSSLESYQTRLELLIRMRKEQLHIHYYEQLLRRKD